tctactgaacacagatacgatttcatcattgctatgtaagtaggctattattgttcaaaatacttcggttatatacgttattttttaaattgagtgtgtttaaataggttactggtattaatgtggatatttcacactgtaatgtaagcgttagttcgtttttgtgaagcatgcaacagccACGATGTGAGCgctggaacattgcatagcattgcatagcatacataaaGTTTGTTTACGCTAAACCGGAAGTTATGCACATATTTCGcgcaaggcatcatgggactttggaatattgtggataagtgcatcataaggtacaataatggtgcgacaaagcattatgtttaagttataaagtttctgtttgaatttgagcaggctcctctttgttgtgatgataaatctattttaatggataaatcccctgtagcctcattgatattttttctgtcaacggagggttcaccccaacaaactgatgagGTATATAGACTTAatagagtacaacagaaagcgaaaatcctcctcttctgacgaacctcctgtgtattgttttatttaaagggatatgatttaggccatattttaatttgcacatggctattttatattttatttatttctattggacaagcatttacaattttatattttggacatttggatttttacgttcatcttgctctgcttatttcaacattaaatcagattatatgaagtaactcagtacttgagtagtcttTTCACAATATACTTtcttactcaagtaattatttggatgactacttttacttctacttgagtcattcttattttaaagtaacaatacttcTACTTGAGTACAGAttttggctactctacccacctctgatAATTTCAttaagcaatttattttaaagttctcaacagcagcagattggCCAAATTTCACATCAATAAAGCATACCAGTCTGTCAGGCAGAATCTATAGGGAAATGGGATGGAAATATGAAGAATTagacactttttttaaatgtcatggcGATCTACCAGCATGGCCTCTGCAATCGACTGGTCGATCGACGTATCGGGCACCCCTGCTTTAGGACTTATACAATACATCAATTGAAAAATACACCAGTTGGATTGCCAAGTCAAAAATGACCAAACATCAAATTAACTAAACACACTTTTCCctaattgtcatttttaatggcaAATCATAGTTTTGATTCCAGTTTCAAATCTAATGAACTCACTGTGGATTTCTCAAGATGTTAGTTGAGAAGTTAGATAGTTCAATGGAAACACTTCTACTTGCGGAGGTGAGTGACTTCTcagctgctgttttctgttCCGCCATGGCTGAGATCCAGAGAGCAGAGGATTCTGAGGCAGCGCACTATCGCTGACAAAGTCTGTAACAACAAGAGAAATACCTGACTACTAGAATCAATGCATCATGACACCAGTGTGGGAAAAGGCATTCTGCTGAGCCCAGATACTACAGACCCATTAGCTTGTCTCACATGCCTTGTAAcatgtttttacaaaatgtttgttatgtatttattatttaatataatacCCTGCTGTTGAATCTGGAAGAATGGACAACTTCctcaaaaaaaatttgtatCCTCTATATACTTACTTTCTCACTGTTTTAATAGACAAAACACACagtattttctgaaacattttataaacatttaagCAAACAATCCCAAACTCACATGTTGTAAAGCATCTGTTTAGCCTTCAGTTAATGTAGAAAAACTACTTAGGAGTTTTATTTcttaaacaaatttattttttagggTTTCTTAATTTGCAGTCTGTTCAGTTCTCTTGAATATGAAACAGAACTGAAGATGATTAATAATGCAGCAGTCCCCAattctgataataataataataataataataataatatattttatttgtagagCTCCTTTCGTACAGAATGAAGcaactcaaagtgcttcacagtggaATAAAATAGatgatacaataaaaataataaaatacacagaggCAGCAAATAcatggataaaataataaaaataaaagataataaaatcagcaataattacataaaagcCATCTTAAAGGTTAATTTTCAGCTGAGATTTAAATTTACAATGGATGGAGCTTGTCTTATTTCTTGTGGTAAATTGTCCCATAATTTTGGCACATACCCAGAAAAGCATGCTTCaccactgtgtgtgtaactcacCTTTGACCACCACGTGAAGTTGAACTAGCGCCCTGTAGCACAGGAAGGTGTCTCCATAGCACCCAGAATTAGAGCGGAAAAGATTATCGTTAACTGCAGGACAATAGTAGCAAGCTGGCTTGCTCACTAACAAATAATTTTCTAAAGTTTATTTTGCTCCTGTGAgtgaggaaaaaacacaaaaactggctaaatataaaaaaatataattggcTAGCCGTGCTGTAAACTGAGGACAAAATTCATTTCTAGCAAAGTCGGTTGTACCTTTTGATAATCCAGAATTAGAATGCTCAGTCCCGTATGATTAAGAAATGAATACTTCTGACATACAGGCAGCAAAACTAAACTGGAAGCAAAAGCCCAACATCCCTCTTTGCTTTAAGAAAGGGAGATGACCAGCATCAGCCCCACATTATCATTTTCCTAATGTTCCTGATGTTTCACCAACTATTTGAAAGCTAAATACTTTTTGGTTtcttaaatgacaaaatatatatgcTGTTTCTTTTGTGTTAAAGATGGCAGTTTCCAGTAGGAACCTGTGGGATGAAAAAACCAGGAACAAATACATACCAGTGTTCGCTGTAGGTGTAAACcctaataaaatgaaataaaataggaaaaaataacataaaggTTAAACAATAATAAGAGACAAGTCAGAATACACAAGTCTCCTTACAGATATATGCACTCACCTACCTGTGCACTGCGCCCTCTGTAATGACAATTTAGGCAGTTGATGAAACTTTATATACTGTTGTGGCAGCCTAGAAAACCACAGGAATGTGAAAGGAGGATGGGCTCTCTGCTCTCGTTTTCAAAGAGAGACgtttcacagagacacactcaatCTTACGTGCACCTAAGAAAGCTTCCACAGCACTCAATTGAACCTGGTGTTTTCAGAGATTTCTGAAAACTTTTACCCAGCTCTAACAGGCTCCGAGCTTAATGATGTTTAGGGTTCTCTGCACTCATGAAGGTGTTCTTCTGGACATCATGGGTCTGTCTGCAAAATGATGCAGGGCATAACTGGACACAGTATGGACAAAATTAAGACAACACCAGTTGCAATCATAAAAAGCAGTTTATTCATTGTAATCATCAGCTGTTAGCAAGGACATTCAAAACTGTATGCTTAACATTTAGTTTAGTCTTAGGATCTTTTAACATTTTGAAGTGGCaggaaacagggaaaaaaaagctggcGTTGCTGTAAAATTTagtctttaaaatataaaatatgtcacTGATTATATGCTCATGCTCAGAAAGAATAAGTTTTCCTGAACTTATGGACAGCAACATTAAGCTAAATTGCTGAACTGGTTGTAGGCAGTATACAGTCTGCTATGGTAAGatatactgtaaaaatacattgagCTATAGATAGTTGCTCACATTATTGATCACATTAGTCTTTATCCCAGAGTTCTACTATAATTTCTGCTTTAGCCACAGGAGACATGTTTCCGCTCAAGGTGAACTTTTTACTTTGGTAGCTGATTTCTGAACCAGTTGCCTTTCCCCTTCTGAAAGATTTCTCTTTCTCATGATACATGCAATTGTATAGAGCGTGATCACAGGCTTGAGTAGCTTCGAACAAACCCAGAGCAAACCAGTTCTCATAGAGATTGTAGTCGAAAGGCACAGAGAACATGATGGCCAGACGCTCGACTGCTTTCTTCTTCCGGTCTTCGGTGATGTCATAGGTCAGGACCCCAACAGCACCACTTGCAGTTCCCTTTGTTTGTCCGAAAGAACACTTCTCTGTCATCTTCTTTTCTACTGTAGGTTTTGGGGAGGTATAGCAGTATCCACTGTAGGTGTAAACCCTAAGAAAATAGAATTGACATTACATCTTGAACAGGAATAATTAAGGACAAACTTAAATATCTTTCTGTGTTATATCTAAAATGCACCCTTTGACAAGTagctggagggagagagttgcagtagtcagGGAAGCATTCTTACtaaagagaagaaaataactTGTCCACAAGCATTGATTTTTCCTGCCATCATAGTGTAGGACTAGGGAACAATACACCAATTATACTGTAGCCCTACAACATGCCAGTCAAACATGcccaaacagaaaatgaactaAACACACTTTTTCCTAAATGCTATTTTTGATGAGTCTTTGTTCAATTATAATAAACTCACTGTGGATTTATCAGGATGTAAGATGAGCTGTTGGTGAGATTTATGATCACACTTCTCAGGCACATATTGACAGGATCCTGAATGACTGAATTCACCAGATCAGCACCAGAAACGGCAGCCGATGCCACTCCTGCAATAGCTCCGATTAATTTCGCCATGGCTGAGGTCCAGAGAGCAGAGGATTCTGAGGCAGCCCACGACCACTGAGTCTGTAACAACAAGAGAAATACCGGACTACTAGAATCAATGCATCACGACACCAGAAAGGGCATATTCTACTGAACCCAAGGATTACAGATCCATTAGCTTGCCTCGCATCTCTTGTAAAATGTACATGCGTTTACAAggtgtttttaatgtatttatcgATGCATATCATTTTTCACTTGCTGTTGAATCCAGGAGGATGGACATCCTGCTGCGATTGATAGCTGTGCTCTCTAAAAACGTATTTTCTCActgttttaataaacaaaatgtccACCACTGTCACTCAAAGCCAAACCTGCCATGTGTCCCTGTAGCAGCGCTCACTGCCTCAGTCTGGACACTCAGAGGACTGAGGGGCATGCGGGATTAACAGGGGCTTCCCACGGCCTTCCTCAGGCTGAACATGGTCTAACCATGGCAGCACCGTACGCACGGTGTCACAGTAAACATGGCAGCACCGTACGCACGGTGTCACAGTAACCATGGCAGCACCGTACGCACGGTGTCACAGTAACCATGGCAGCACCGTACGCACGGTGTCACAGTAACCATGGCAGCACCGTACGCACGGTGTCACAGTAACCATGGTAACACAGTAACCATGGCAGCACCGTATGCACGGTGACACGGTAACCATGGCAGCACCGTACGCACGGTGTCACAGTAACCATGGCAGCACCGTACGCACGGTGTCACAGTAACCATGGCAGCACAGTAACAATGGCAGCACCGTATGCACGGTGACACGGTAACCATGGTAACACAGTAATCATGGTAACCAACTGAATTTGCACAGGTTTTAGTCGGTGTCACTCAAACAGTAGGCTACCTGCCAATTTCACACAAAGGTGTTCCCACCAGGATTAAACACGTAACCCAGCTTGTGCATCATACCATACCATGGTTGCTAATTCAACTTTATTATGAGGACATTTTAGTTTGTGTGAGCGGAAATATTTTATAAACCTTTAAGCTTAAAACAGTCCCAAACTGGAATTTTGTAAAGTGCATGTCTAGCGTCCAGTTAAAATGGGTGTAGATTCCCagtgtagaactactatagaatTTTTATTCTGAGAAAACAATTTTTCCATACAAGTGAGTTATTTGGTTTACGTTTCTCAACTTTCAGTCTCATCAGTTCCCTTGATTATGAAACACAGAATGGAAGTTGAGTAACAGAAACTCCCAATCCTGTCAATTCTCCAAAGCACCAGGAATTACAGTGGATTaaatcagtgttaaataaattataatacgAGCTAGAAAGCTTGCATGCTAACAAATactttcatactgtatattttgccACTTGGAGTGTGGAAAATCCACAAAAACCCATATCAGCTAATTACAAAGCAGATACTAAAATATTTGCTACCCATCTGTGCTCTCAATGGAGgaactaaaataatttcaagtaAAATCGGGTTTACCTTAAATGCCCAGTCCAATGtgaataagaaatgaaaaaaatctgtgacaAGCAGGCAGCAAAAGCTAACAGGAAAGAGGCGAGGGTCCAGCAGACCTCTTTATACTAGAAAAGTGAAACAGGGAAGTGAACGTGAGTGCAGCATCATGGTTACTCCTGATATTACTGGTGAGTGCAGCATCATGGTTACTCCTGATATTACTGGTGAGTGCAGCATCATGGTTACTCCTGATATTACTGTCATATGTTTGAAAACAGAATACCTGTATACCTTTCGGTTCCTTAAACCGCAAAAACTATAACCTATTTCCTTAGTGCTAAAGATGACAGGTTCCAGAAGAAACCTGtggattgaaaaaaatacacgATTTGCACTAAAGAGACAAATACATACCAGTATTCGCTGTTGGTGTAAAacctaataaaatgaaataggaCAAAATAACATcagggttaaataaataataagcagGTCAGACTACAAATGACTGAAGACATCTTAGCAATCCACACACAAGCCTCCTTGTGAACTCTACAATGACAATTTAGGCAGTCAATAatactttatttacatttttggggCCCATTTCCTACAGGGAGGCATGCAGCAAAAAGtaattgcaataaaataaaaaactagtGTGGCCCAACATATTCAGCTACCTTTAAAATCAGcttaacaatttatttttatacagtttaacAACTTTCCACAATATGAGgtattaaaacacacactctgcacttaGTACTAATACACACGCTCTGCATGTAGTACTAATACACACGCTCTGCGTGTAGTACTAAAACACACGCTCTGCACGTAGTACTAAAACACACGCTCTGCATGTAGTACTAAAACACACGCTCTGCGTGTAGTACTAAAACACACGCTCTGCATGTAGTACTAAAACACACGCTCTGCATGTAGTACTAAAACACACGCTCTGCCTGTAGTACTAAAACACACTCTGCACGTAGTACTAAAACACACGCTCTGCACAtagtactaaaacacacactctgcatgTAGTACTAAAACACGTTCTGC
This is a stretch of genomic DNA from Anguilla rostrata isolate EN2019 chromosome 4, ASM1855537v3, whole genome shotgun sequence. It encodes these proteins:
- the LOC135254237 gene encoding DELTA-thalatoxin-Avl1a-like isoform X2, with amino-acid sequence MAKLIGAIAGVASAAVSGADLVNSVIQDPVNMCLRSVIINLTNSSSYILINPQVYTYSGYCYTSPKPTVEKKMTEKCSFGQTKGTASGAVGVLTYDITEDRKKKAVERLAIMFSVPFDYNLYENWFALGLFEATQACDHALYNCMYHEKEKSFRRGKATGSEISYQSKKFTLSGNMSPVAKAEIIVELWDKD
- the LOC135254237 gene encoding DELTA-thalatoxin-Avl1a-like isoform X1, whose amino-acid sequence is MSNDAAAIAGVASAAVSGADLVNSVIQDPVNMCLRSVIINLTNSSSYILINPQVYTYSGYCYTSPKPTVEKKMTEKCSFGQTKGTASGAVGVLTYDITEDRKKKAVERLAIMFSVPFDYNLYENWFALGLFEATQACDHALYNCMYHEKEKSFRRGKATGSEISYQSKKFTLSGNMSPVAKAEIIVELWDKD